In Marasmius oreades isolate 03SP1 chromosome 3, whole genome shotgun sequence, a single window of DNA contains:
- a CDS encoding uncharacterized protein (BUSCO:EOG0926591L): MNQPSRFELYVLDDGERPVEVTEDTKIPNAATIKIVKQDHTLANMLRAQLLAMPQILFAGYKVPHPLQPHFLIKIQTDGSITPEAILEQACLKLIGTLASLEAKFKREFSFKEVEPGAGASTNIGGAYGSTEDPYGAAGTTSGGAWASTKDYLDF; the protein is encoded by the exons ATGAATCAGCCGAGTCGCTTCGAACTTTATGTCTTGGATGATGGTGAGAGACC agTGGAGGTGACAGAAGACACGAAAATTCCGAATGCTGCCACCATAAAGATCGTTAAGCAAGATCATACGTTAGCTAACATGTTACGAGC ACAATTACTCGCTATGCCTCAGATTCTTTTCGCTGGTTACAAAGTTCCGCATCCACTTCAGCCACATTTTCTCATCAAAATTCAGACCGATGGCAGTATTACGCCGGAAGCGATATTAGAACAGGCTTGCCTCAAGCTGATTGGTACCTTGGCATCCTTAGAAGCCAAATTTAAGCGGGAGTTCTCATTCAAGGAAGTGGAACCTGGTGCAGGTGCAAGCACTAATATTGGTGGTGCTTATGGGTCAACGGAAGATCCCTATGGAGCGGCAGGGACTACGAGTGGAGGAGCATGGGCTTCCACTAAGGATTATTTGGACTTTTAA
- the UBC2 gene encoding Ubiquitin-conjugating enzyme E2 2 yields the protein MMEVVDRHWKSPCGGRAPADKEESTSSSSSQSHSFFYVSTTMSNPCKRRLIRDFKRLSSDPPGGISGSPCPDNIMLWNAVIFGPADTPFEDGTFKLVLTFDESYPNKPPSVKFLSRMFHPNVYANGELCLDILQNRWSPTYDVAAILTSIQSLLHDPNPNSPANAEAAQLYRENMKEYVRRVKATVEESWLDSGENVEGSSSDATV from the exons ATGATGGAAGTCGTTGACCGACACTGGAAAAGTCCATGTGGTGGCCGTGCTCCTGCTGACAAAGAGGAGTCAACTAGCTCCTCGTCGTCGCAGAGCCACAGCTTTTTCTACGTCTCAACCACCATG TCTAATCCCTGCAAGCGACGTCTCATTCGCGACTTCAAGAGATTATCGTCTGATCCTCCCGGTGGAATTTCTGGAAGTCCCTGTCCAGACAATATCATGTTATGGAACGCAGTCATTTTTGGCCCAG CGGATACACCCTTTGAAGATGGAACCTTCAAACTCGTGCTAACTTTTGATGAATCCTATCCCAATAAACCCCCTTCAGTCAAGTTCCTTTCGCGAATGTTCCATCCTAATGTCTACGCTAATGGCGAGCTTTGTCTGGATATTCTCCAAAATCGTTGGTCGCCCACATACGATGTCGCTGCTATCCTCACCTCTATACAAAGCCTCCTCCACGATCCAAACCCCAACAGCCCCGCCAACGCAGAGGCAGCCCAACTGTATAGAGAGAATATGAAGGAGTACGTGAGGCGTGTCAAGGCGACTGTGGAAGAGAGTTGGTTGGATTCTGGAGAAAATGTGGAAGGAAGTAGCTCGGATGCGACTGTTTAG